Proteins encoded within one genomic window of Panicum virgatum strain AP13 chromosome 1N, P.virgatum_v5, whole genome shotgun sequence:
- the LOC120657153 gene encoding nudix hydrolase 18, mitochondrial-like: MAVLVARQGRELQRYSQRTGGRIVVGCIPYRVRCDGELEVLVITSQKGHGMMFPKGGWEEDESMDEAARREALEEAGVLGDTEPVLGFWHYKSRRYVDQTYEGFMFPLRVADELHQWPEMASRKRTWATVNQVMDGCPHLWMREALEKLVARHATAVLQSAL, translated from the exons ATGGCCGTGTTGGTGGCGAGGCAGGGGCGCGAGCTGCAGCGCTACAGCCAGCGCACCGGCGGGCGCATCGTGGTGGGGTGCATCCCGTACCGCGTGCGGTGCGACGGCGAGCTGGAGGTGCTGGTGATCACGTCGCAGAAGGGGCACGGCATGATGTTCCCCAAGGGCGGGTGGGAGGAGGACGAGTCCATGGACGAGGCCGCCCGGCGCGAGGCCCTGGAGGAGGCCGGCGTCCTCGGCGACACCGAGCCGGTGCTCGGCTTCTGGCACTACAAGAGCCGCCGCTACGTCGACCAGACCTACGAGGGCTTCATGTTCCCGCTCCGCGTCGCCGACGAGCTCCACCAGTGGCCCGAGATGGCCTCCCGCAAGCGCACCTGG GCGACGGTGAACCAGGTGATGGACGGGTGCCCGCACCTGTGGATGCGGGAGGCGCTCGAGAAGCTCGTCGCCCGGCACGCCACGGCCGTGCTGCAGTCCGCTCTCTGA